AGCGAGTTCACCGTGGTGATGGACACCCGCTCGCCGCGCCGGGTGAGCTCGTCGAGGGCTCCGGCGTCCAACTGCCACACGTGCCGCAACGCCGGCAGGGCCGCGCACACCGATCCGACGGTCATCACGCTCTGTTCGTCCTCGACGACCACGCCGACGCAGTCGGCGTCCCGCAGGATCCACTCGACCTGCTCGCGCGAGGACGTCGGATAGACGGGGACGACCTCGGCGCCCACCGCCCACAGGGCGTGGCACAGCACGGTCCACTCGTACCGGGTGCGCGCCATGATCGCGACGCGGTGCCCGGGGGAGATGCCGGACGCCACGAACCCCTTCGCGAGATCCACCACCTCGTCCCGCAGCTCGACGGCGGTGACCTCCTCCCAGGCGTCGAGGGCCGGGTCCGCACGGCGGGAGAGCACCGCGAGTGTCGGAGTACGGGCGGCGGTGTCGAAGACGGTGTCGGCGAGGCCCCCGGTCAGGGGCGGGGCGGCTGGGGGAGCGAGAGCGAAGTCGCGCATGCGCTGCTCCTGACGTGTACGGGCTGTGACTCCGCCGACGGGAACTGTTATCGACGGTGGTCGAATCTAGCCCAGGTGAGACCGCTTGTGGCCTGGAACGAATAAGTAATCCGCGTTGATGATCTCGACCTGTCGGTGCGCGGAGCGCCGGTCCGCACCGGCCGCCGGAGCCGCACCGTCCGGTTGCGCTCTCGGACGCCCTCAGGCCTGGGTGTGGCGCACGCAGGCGGCGACCACCTCGCGCAGACTGCCCGTGCGCTCCCACACCTCGCGCTGGACGTGCGCGCCGTTGCCCCGCCGCAGCAGCCCGGCGCACGAAGCGCGGGCCCGCTCCAGGTCCCCGGCGTCCGCCAGCGCGTCCTCCACGTGTTCCAGCAGGGCCCCGACGACCGTCTCGGCGGGAGCGCGCCGCATGGTCGCCGGATGCAGGAGGTCGCCCGTCAGCCCCGAGCGGGCCGCCCGCCAGCCGGCCATCCGCAGCAGGCTCACACTGTGGTCCACCGGCCCCCGGCCGGCCTCCAGGTCCCGGGCGGCCGTCTCGACGAGCCCGCGCACCAGCGTGGCGATCAGCACCGCGGTGTCCGCGTGCAGACAGACGTCCGACACGCGCACCTCCACCGTCGGATAACGCGCCGACAGCCGGGCGTCGAAATAGACCATGCCCTCGTCGAGGATCGTGCCCGTGGCCACCATGTCCGCCACCCGCCGGTGGTAGCGCTCCGCCGAACCGAACAGCTCGGTCGGGCCGGCCGACGGCCAGCGCTGCCACACCCGGCTGCGATAGCTGCTGTATCCCGTCTCCCGGCCCTGCCAGAAGGGCGAGTTGGCGCTCAGTGCCATCAGCACCGACAGCCAGGGGCGGATGCGGTCGACGACCGCGACGCCCTCCTCGTCCGAGCCGACGGACACATGGACGTGGCAACCGCACACCATCTGCTCCTGCGTGGCGATGCCGAACTGCTCCGCCATCCACTGGTAGCGCTCGTTCATGCTGATGGAAGGGCGCACCGGCAGCGGTGACGTGGCCAGCGCCGCCACCGCGCAGCCGGCCGCCCGGGCGTGCCGGGCCGCCTCCCCCCGTATCCGCACGATCTCCGCGCCGAGCTCGTCCATCCCCGACTGGGGATGGGTGGCGAACTCGAGCATCTGGTTGTGCAGTTCCTTCTCGAAGACGTCGTCCTTGCCGTCCTCGCACCGCGCGGCGCGGGCGAGGACGGCGGCGGACAGTGCCTGCGGTTCGCCGGTCTCCGGGTCGACCAGGAGGAGTTCCTCCTCCACTCCCACGGTGCGCACGCGACGTCAGCCCTTCTCTGGTGGGTGGTACGCACCCGACTGCCCCGTCCGGCCCCCTTCACACGGACGACGGAGCCATCCAGACCGTCGCGAGCGGGGGCAACGTCAGCCTGAGCTCTCCGTCGCGCACGGCGACGGCACCGGGCAGGCCGACGACGCCGCTGCCGCCGTAGCGCTCGGCGTCGGTGTTGAGCACCTCACGCCAGGCCGGGACGCCGGCGGGGACCACGAGACGGTAGTCGTGGCGCACCACCGGGGAGAAGTTGCTGACGGCCAGGAGCGGCGCACCGTGCGCGTCGTGCCGCAGGAACGCGAAGACGTTGTCCTCCGCGGCGTCCCCCAGCACCCACCGGAAGCCGGCGGGGTCGGTGTCGCGCTCCCAGAGGGCGGGAGTGGCCCGGTACACGGAGTTGAGGTCGCGGACCAGGTCCTGCACGCCCCGGTGGTCGCCCGCCGACGCGTACCCGGCGTCGAGCAGCCACCACTCGGGGCCGTGCGCCTCGGACCACTCGGCGCCCTGCGCGAACTCCTGCCCCATGAAGAGGAGTTGCTTGCCCGGATGCGCCCACATGAAGCCCAGGTAGGCACGGTGGTTGGCGCGCCGCTGCCACCAGTCGCCCGGCATCTTGGAGACCAGTGCCTGCTTGCCGTGCACCACCTCGTCGTGCGAGATGGGCAGCACGTAGTTCTCGCTGTAGGCGTACACCATCGAGAAGGTCATCTCGTTGTGGTGGTACTTGCGGTGCACCGGCTCCTTGCCGATGTACTGCAGCGAGTCGTGCATCCAGCCCATGTTCCACTTCAGCCCGAAGCCCAGGCCTGCGCTGTCCGTCGGCCGGGTCACGCCGTCCCAGGCGGTGGACTCCTCGGCGATCGTCACGACGCCCGGGTTGCGGCGGTACACCGTCGCGTTCATCTCCTGCAGGAACGCCATGGCGGCCAGGTCCTCGCGGCCGCCGAACACGTTCGGCGTCCACTGTCCGGAGTCGCGCGAGTAGTCCAGGTAGAGCATGGAGGCGACGGCGTCCACCCGCAGGCCGTCGACGTGGAACTCCTCGCACCAGTAGGTGGCGTTCGCCACCAGGAAGTTGCGCACCTCGGTCCGGCCGAAGTCGAACTCGTAAGTCCCCCAGTCCGGATGCTCGGCCCGACGGGAGTCGCCGGGCTCGTACAGCGGCTCCCCGTCGAAGCGGCCGAGCGCCCAGTCGTCCTTGGGGAAGTGCGCGGGCACCCAGTCCACGATCACGCCGATGCCGGCCCGGTGCAGCGCGTCCACCAGGTACTTGAAGTCGTCCGGCGTGCCGAGCCGGGCGGTCGGCGCGTAGAAGCCGGTGACCTGGTAACCCCAGGAACCCGAGAACGGATGCTGCGCGACGGGCATCAGCTCCACATGCGTGAA
The window above is part of the Streptomyces sp. NBC_00425 genome. Proteins encoded here:
- a CDS encoding glutamate--cysteine ligase 2, with translation MRTVGVEEELLLVDPETGEPQALSAAVLARAARCEDGKDDVFEKELHNQMLEFATHPQSGMDELGAEIVRIRGEAARHARAAGCAVAALATSPLPVRPSISMNERYQWMAEQFGIATQEQMVCGCHVHVSVGSDEEGVAVVDRIRPWLSVLMALSANSPFWQGRETGYSSYRSRVWQRWPSAGPTELFGSAERYHRRVADMVATGTILDEGMVYFDARLSARYPTVEVRVSDVCLHADTAVLIATLVRGLVETAARDLEAGRGPVDHSVSLLRMAGWRAARSGLTGDLLHPATMRRAPAETVVGALLEHVEDALADAGDLERARASCAGLLRRGNGAHVQREVWERTGSLREVVAACVRHTQA
- the glgB gene encoding 1,4-alpha-glucan branching enzyme, with protein sequence MALRDTSPPESAGPRPRTAPALDAGDRGRLLCGAHHDPHALLGARQVPGGVLFRALRPFADAVSVVIDGDPTPLVSEGDGLFAVVLPLDAVPAYTLLVSYEGAEHKVDDPYRFLPALGDLDLHLIREGRHEELWKALGAEPMAHEGVLGTRFTVWAPNAQGVRIAGDFCFWDGTAFPMRSLGSSGVWELFLPGIGEGARYKFEITSRHGDRFLKADPMARRAEVPPDTASIVHTSHYEWSDEEWMAHRGDVPVHVAPFSVYEVHLPSWRPGLTYRELARELPAYVRDLGFTHVELMPVAQHPFSGSWGYQVTGFYAPTARLGTPDDFKYLVDALHRAGIGVIVDWVPAHFPKDDWALGRFDGEPLYEPGDSRRAEHPDWGTYEFDFGRTEVRNFLVANATYWCEEFHVDGLRVDAVASMLYLDYSRDSGQWTPNVFGGREDLAAMAFLQEMNATVYRRNPGVVTIAEESTAWDGVTRPTDSAGLGFGLKWNMGWMHDSLQYIGKEPVHRKYHHNEMTFSMVYAYSENYVLPISHDEVVHGKQALVSKMPGDWWQRRANHRAYLGFMWAHPGKQLLFMGQEFAQGAEWSEAHGPEWWLLDAGYASAGDHRGVQDLVRDLNSVYRATPALWERDTDPAGFRWVLGDAAEDNVFAFLRHDAHGAPLLAVSNFSPVVRHDYRLVVPAGVPAWREVLNTDAERYGGSGVVGLPGAVAVRDGELRLTLPPLATVWMAPSSV